One window from the genome of Eucalyptus grandis isolate ANBG69807.140 chromosome 7, ASM1654582v1, whole genome shotgun sequence encodes:
- the LOC104429110 gene encoding LOW QUALITY PROTEIN: L-type lectin-domain containing receptor kinase IX.1 (The sequence of the model RefSeq protein was modified relative to this genomic sequence to represent the inferred CDS: inserted 1 base in 1 codon), with product MRIAHGSMRMRLMKEALTQAVFILSLSIPSGNSESFHNISFNFPSFQSNDQGITFQGNASVLNSIIQLTTLGKTSSPVGRAIYHQPMHLWDSSTGNVTDFVTHFTFAMDSNLDENHADGLVFFLAPNGSQIPERSEGGFLGLTASLNSTNSSTAFVAVEFDPFHDSVTNTWDPQCEHVGIDVNSVASVTESCVSWMNYNILHGQELHAQVTYDSRAMNLSVVFGDDAENSTSLYYQPLNLTEYLPEWVVFGFSATTGQAFEAHSIFSWEFNSSLRILDTVNGTNNTVNPPDGGLTRGKKSELKRNRNDQSGEEENVPRMDEEFEQSKGPKKYSYKVLAIATDNFANTRLLGKGGFGXVYEGHLVDVGSHVAIKKITPNSKQGVKEYATEVKTIRHLRHKNLVELVGWCHERNKFLLVYEFMSNGSLDSHLFEDKLPLTWEKRYNIAQGVALGLRYLHEDLKQCIMHRDIKSSNILLDAQFEAKLGDFGLARIVDHAKGSQTTLVAGTMGYLAPECIYTGKVCKESDVYSFGVVLLEIACGRKAIEQSASEDRVQLVEWVWDLYGTRKLLDAADPKLGENFNARQMECLMIVGLWCVHPDPKERPPISKAISFLNFDASPPILPPKMPIPTYIVPPSSMPESSHVSSATFGSSEP from the exons ATGAGGATAGCTCACGGCTCCATGAGAATGCGTTTGATGAAAGAGGCTCTAACACAAGCAGTCTTCATCCTTTCATTAAGCATTCCATCAGGCAATTCCGAATCCTTCCAcaacatttctttcaatttcccGTCTTTTCAATCAAACGATCAGGGAATAACTTTTCAAGGCAATGCCTCCGTACTGAACTCCATCATCCAACTCACTACTCTGGGTAAGACATCATCTCCAGTTGGCCGAGCAATATATCATCAACCCATGCACCTGTGGGACAGTTCAACAGGGAATGTGACAGATTTTGTCACCCATTTTACTTTCGCTATGGATTCCAATTTAGACGAAAACCATGCTGACGGATTGGTATTCTTTCTCGCTCCAAATGGATCACAGATCCCTGAACGCTCAGAAGGAGGCTTTCTAGGCCTCACTGCGAGTCTAAACTCTACCAACTCTAGTACTGCATTTGTTGCAGTAGAGTTTGATCCTTTTCATGACTCTGTGACAAATACTTGGGATCCACAATGTGAACATGTTGGTATCGATGTAAACAGCGTGGCTTCTGTCACTGAAAGTTGTGTCTCGTGGATGAATTACAACATACTCCATGGTCAAGAGCTCCATGCTCAGGTCACATACGATTCTAGAGCAATGAACTTGAGTGTTGTTTTTGGAGACGATGCTGAAAATTCTACCAGCCTTTACTATCAGCCACTCAACCTGACAGAGTACTTGCCGGAATGGGTCGTTTTTGGTTTTTCGGCAACAACAGGGCAGGCGTTTGAGGCTCATTCCATTTTCTCATGGGAATTCAACTCTAGTCTACGAATCCTTGACACAGTAAATGGTACGAACAATACCGTCAATCCACCTGATGGTGGCTTGACACGAGGGAAAAAGAGTGA GCtgaagagaaatagaaatgatcaaagtggagaagaagaaaacgtgCCCAGGAtggatgaagaatttgaacagTCGAAGGGACCCAAGAAGTACTCCTACAAGGTCTTGGCTATTGCGACTGACAACTTTGCCAATACCCGGTTGCTCGGGAAAGGAGGTTTTG GTGTGTATGAAGGCCACCTCGTTGATGTAGGTTCCCATGTCGCCATTAAAAAGATCACTCCAAATTCCAAACAAGGTGTGAAGGAGTACGCCACTGAAGTGAAGACGATTAGACATCTCAGGCATAAAAATTTAGTGGAGCTCGTCGGCTGGTGTCATGAGAGAAACAAGTTCCTCCTCGTGTATGAGTTCATGTCTAACGGTAGCTTAGACTCTCATTTATTTGAAGATAAATTGCCATTAACATGGGAAAAGAGGTACAATATTGCTCAAGGGGTCGCCTTAGGACTGAGATACTTGCACGAGGATTTGAAACAATGCATCATGCACAGGGATATAAAGTCTAGCAATATCCTCCTTGATGCACAATTTGAGGCTAAATTGGGTGATTTTGGCTTGGCTAGGATAGTTGACCATGCCAAAGGCTCGCAAACGACACTAGTGGCAGGGACCATGGGATATTTGGCCCCTGAATGCATTTATACAGGCAAGGTATGTAAGGAATCTGATGTCTATAGTTTCGGAGTCGTCCTCTTAGAAATTGCGTGTGGAAGAAAAGCTATCGAACAGAGTGCATCAGAAGACCGAGTTCAACTCGTGGAGTGGGTCTGGGATCTCTATGGAACAAGAAAGCTATTAGATGCGGCAGATCCCAAGTTAGGAGAAAATTTCAATGCAAGACAAATGGAGTGCTTGATGATCGTAGGCCTCTGGTGCGTTCATCCGGACCCTAAGGAGCGGCCTCCTATAAGCAAAGCGATAAGCTTTTTGAACTTCGATGCTTCACCACCCATTCTCCCGCCAAAGATGCCCATCCCAACATATATCGTGCCTCCATCGTCGATGCCCGAATCGTCGCACGTTTCGTCCGCAACCTTCGGAAGCAGTGAACCATAG
- the LOC104455166 gene encoding L-type lectin-domain containing receptor kinase IX.1 gives MARCSVRMHLTERAIAQTLFFLIIIQSANSESFDNISFYFTSFQSDISFQGNASALGSTMELSVIKATESSNGIVGRALYHQPMHLWDRSTGNVADFSSRFTFSINSQEPSHADGLAFFLAPSGSQIPKQSTGGFLGLTGPNPNSTNSSTAFVAVEFDTFHDNITNTWDPPCNHVGIDVNSMASVNNACVPWMDDKILLGQQLRAWVTYNSTAMNLSVVFRDDDDNYTSLYYQPVNLREYLPEWVVFGFSATTGDSFEAHTIFSWEFNSSLQILDDVNGTTNVTPVDTPTRGKKSKSWVKGAMLGLSSLVLIILVAGFGWYGYKLKRNRNDRSGEEEEDAPGIDEGFEQSKGPKEYSYNVLAIATNNFANTRLLGEGGFGGVYEGHLADANSHVAIKKITPESKQGVKEYASEVKTIRHLRHKNLVELIGWCHERNKFLLVYEYMTNGSLDSHLFKDKMPLTWEKRYNITQGIALGMKYLHEDLKQCVVHRDIKSSNILLDAQFEAKLGDFGLARIVDHAKGSFATLLAGTMGYLAPECIYTGKTSKESDVYSFGVVLLEIACGRRAIEPRASQGQIQLVEWVWELYGIGKLFNAVDPKLVENFDGRQMERLMIVGLWCAHPNPKERPPISKVITFLNFDTSPPILPPKLPIPTYIMPPSSMPESLHVLSSSFRRSEPRSTYGTKLSTFTSSSKESSISSSFALLRNTM, from the coding sequence ATGGCTCGCTGCTCAGTGAGGATGCATTTGACAGAAAGGGCTATAGCACAAACactcttctttttaataatCATACAATCTGCAAATTCTGAATCCTTCGACAACATTTCTTTCTACTTCACATCCTTCCAATCAGACATATCATTCCAGGGCAATGCGAGTGCACTGGGCTCCACAATGGAACTTTCTGTAATCAAGGCAACCGAGAGCAGCAATGGAATAGTCGGTCGAGCTCTCTATCATCAACCCATGCACCTGTGGGATAGGTCAACAGGGAATGTGGCAGATTTCAGCAGTAGATTTACTTTCTCCATCAATTCCCAGGAGCCTTCTCATGCTGATGGACTGGCTTTCTTTCTCGCTCCCAGTGGATCGCAGATCCCCAAACAATCAACAGGAGGCTTTCTAGGCCTCACAGGTCCGAATCCAAACTCTACCAACTCTAGTACTGCATTTGTTGCGGTAGAGTTTGATACTTTCCATGACAATATAACAAATACATGGGATCCGCCCTGTAATCATGTCGGTATCGATGTAAACAGCATGGCTTCTGTCAATAATGCTTGTGTCCCATGGATGGATGACAAGATACTCCTTGGTCAACAACTACGTGCTTGGGTCACATACAATTCTACAGCAATGAACTTGAGTGTCGTTTTTCGAGACGATGATGACAATTATACCAGCCTTTACTATCAGCCAGTCAACCTGAGAGAGTACTTGCCAGAATGGGTGGTCTTCGGTTTCTCAGCAACGACAGGGGACTCGTTTGAGGCTCATACAATTTTCTCATGGGAATTCAACTCTAGTCTACAAATCCTTGACGATGTAAATGGCACGACCAATGTGACTCCCGTTGACACACCAACACGAGGGAAAAAGAGTAAGTCCTGGGTGAAGGGGGCTATGTTAGGCTTAAGCTCTTTGGTGCTTATTATCCTTGTTGCAGGATTTGGCTGGTATGGTTATAAGctaaagagaaatagaaatgatcgaagtggagaagaagaagaagatgctccAGGAATTGACGAAGGATTTGAACAGTCAAAGGGACCCAAGGAGTACTCCTATAATGTCTTGGCCATTGCGACTAACAACTTTGCCAATACTCGGTTGCTTGGGGAAGGGGGTTTCGGAGGAGTGTATGAAGGCCACCTTGCTGATGCAAATTCCCATGTCGCCATCAAGAAGATCACTCCAGAGTCCAAACAAGGCGTAAAGGAGTATGCCAGCGAAGTGAAGACAATTAGACATCTCAGGCATAAAAATTTGGTGGAGCTCATCGGCTGGTGTCATGAGAGAAACAAGTTCCTCCTCGTGTATGAGTACATGACTAATGGTAGCTTAGACTCTCATTTGTTTAAAGATAAAATGCCACTAACATGGGAAAAGAGGTACAATATCACTCAAGGCATCGCCTTAGGGATGAAATACTTGCACGAGGATTTGAAGCAATGTGTCGTGCATAGGGACATAAAGTCCAGCAATATCCTACTTGATGCACAATTTGAGGCTAAATTGGGCGATTTTGGCCTTGCTCGGATAGTCGACCATGCCAAAGGGTCGTTTGCGACCCTATTGGCTGGGACCATGGGATATTTGGCCCCTGAATGTATCTACACAGGCAAGACAAGTAAGGAATCTGATGTCTACAGCTTTGGAGTCGTCCTCTTAGAAATAGCATGTGGAAGAAGAGCTATTGAACCCAGGGCATCACAAGGCCAAATTCAACTTGTGGAATGGGTTTGGGAGCTCTATGGAATTGGAAAGCTATTCAATGCGGTAGATCCAAAGTTAGTAGAAAATTTTGATGGGAGGCAGATGGAGCGCTTGATGATTGTAGGCCTTTGGTGTGCTCATCCAAACCCTAAGGAACGGCCTCCCATAAGCAAAGTGATAACCTTTTTGAACTTTGATACTTCGCCACCCATTCTCCCACCAAAGTTGCCCATCCCGACATATATCATGCCTCCATCTTCGATGCCTGAATCGTTGCATGTTTTGTCCAGCAGCTTCAGAAGAAGTGAACCACGGAGCACTTACGGTACCAAACTGTCCACATTTACTAGCTCTTCCAAGGAGtcttccatttcatcttcttttgcATTGCTTCGGAATACAATGTAA